From Planctomycetota bacterium, a single genomic window includes:
- a CDS encoding LOG family protein, translating to GGGGTLDELGDLWALKQNGFLRMPVVVVNVAGYFDEFLAWVGRAEREGFLYGGRLFAVRSTAAEAVRYLKERLGGRG from the coding sequence GGGCGGGGGGGGGACGCTGGATGAGCTGGGGGATCTCTGGGCGCTCAAGCAGAACGGGTTTCTGAGGATGCCGGTCGTGGTCGTGAACGTGGCGGGCTATTTCGACGAGTTTCTGGCGTGGGTGGGGCGGGCGGAGCGGGAGGGGTTTCTCTACGGCGGCCGGCTCTTTGCGGTGCGGTCCACGGCGGCGGAGGCGGTGCGGTATCTGAAGGAGCGGCTCGGGGGGAGGGGATAA